The Calypte anna isolate BGI_N300 chromosome 1, bCalAnn1_v1.p, whole genome shotgun sequence region CTTGCCATGCCAGGAGGGCACCTTCCTCACCTCAGACTTCCAGAGCCTGCAGTGCCCGAGTTCCAGAAGAAGCAGTTCTATCCAGCTGCAAAATAAGCAGGTTTGGAGGGTAGGCACTGGCATCTGTTAAGGCTCCATGGGTCACATGCAttttggagcaggaggagaacaAGGGAAGGCAGCAGTTATTGCAAGCACCTCCAGGCTCGTTCCACCCTGCTGGCTTGGATAACTGGAAAAGGCTCCCTATTTTAGACCAGCTCCTCCCTTCAGGGCTCTCCTTTTAACCTTTGCTGTGGGCAAAAGCCTGTTCCCAGCTGGATCCTACTCCAGTCCTTTATCGTTGTGGTTCCTCTGGGCTAGCTGGGCAGATGCTCCGccttccctgcccagcctggaaaTAGCTGCAACCCATCAAAGCTCAGCAGTGTGCCTGGGAGAGACACAGGCCTGGACTGGAGTGGGCTGTTTCAGGGGGACCTGCAATCCTACACAGGGGGTGGAAACAGAGGGAAAGAGCACGGCACAGATTTGGGATGCTGTAGGTTGCGTTGGAGGCTGCTCTGGCCCCATCTCTTCTCTCTGTACACAAAGtacattctgctgctgctctctctctgtATTGATGAATATTCCAGTGTGTGACAGGCAACATGCACAAACCCCAGGGCAGAACTGTAGTATTAATTATACAGTATGCCCAAAGGATGCCAATATTGTAAAAGTATCACTCCTCTAACTTGCATTTCACTATTTGCTTAGTCCAGCTTGGATCTTTTGCCTCTGGCCCATCCAGTTATCCCTCTCTAGTCATGTTCACCCACAGACATTTAGCacttctccttctccagcctACAGCAAAACAGTGTGCACACTACATAGAGAATTAGGTCAAAGAAGAGGGGTGTAGGATACACATGGTCTGTGGTGGAGGTAAAGGAATgtggaaagggaggaagaagtCAAGGGTCTCAGTGGTACTTTGCACTGCTGGACTCCCACTCAGGCTGAGGTCTCCAAGGGACAGGTCCTAGTGCTTCCAGCAAGGCCATAACATGTGAGGAGCAGAAGGTTCATAAAAGATCCCAGTTGTACTCAGAGCTATGTTAACTCCTTTCCCATGAAACACAATGATTTTGTGACCTTCAGGAACTTTCCTTCTTCTGGCATTGCCCCATCCTTGTACAATCCTTTGCTTCCTTATTAGGCTTTCTCACCACCAACTCCACCTCTCTGGTGTCACACAGGAGTTTTGTCCTCTGCTTTGTCTTGTAGGAGAGAAAGGAGACCGGGGAGAGCCTGGAATGCCAGGGAAATGGGGCAAAGAAGGACCACGAGGCGAACGAGGTGCCCAGGGCCAGAAAGGCAGTAAAGGACAGATGGGCACAGCTGGAGAACCCTGCAAGCATCAGTATGCTGCATTCTCTGTTGGTCGCAAGAAAGCACTGCACAGCAGTGAGGGCTTCCAGGTCTTGATCTTTGACACTGTCTTTGTCAACCTCTATAGCCACTTCGACATGTTCAATGGTAAATTCTACTGCTATGTAGGTGGACTTTACTATTTCAGTCTCAATGTCCACACCTGGAACTTCAAGGAGACCTACATGCACATCATGCACAATGAAGAAGAGGCAGTCATCTTATATGCCCAACCCAGTGACCGTAGCATCATGCAGAGCCAGAGCCTCATGCTGGAGCTCCAGGAAAAGGATGAGATCTGGGTGAGGCTCTACAAGCGGGAGCGGGAGAATGCCATTTACAGTGATGATGTTGATGTGTACATCACCTTCAATGGGTACCTGATCAAGCCCAGCCTTGACTAACTCCACACCTCCCCCCTGGGGCCTCTTTggccttttccttcttcctctctctctctttactGCCCGCAACCACTGCAAATCACTTGGAAATGGACCTGTGAAATCTCAGGCACTGAGTGTGAAAATTGCCACGCTGGCTCCCACCTCACGCTCTCTTGTAGCCAGGCCTATATCTGTCCACTTACAGCATGACACTACCATCTCTTGGCCCCTCACCTCATGACCCCAGCATAGGTTATTGGCTTcttctaaatctaaatctaaatgaGCTGTGTCTGGAATTTAGGGTCCTagagcaggagaaaagccaAAGTGCTGCTCTTGGAGGTGTGTCCCTCCTTGGCAATTTATACCCAAAGGACTCCTGTAGAAAGGGCTAGAAAATCCCAACTGCCCAGGTGCATCCTGGTTCCTCTTCCTCCCAATGAGACGTGCCAGCTTTGCAGCCTGCAACATGCCATTAATGTCACCTCTCAAACGGGTAGTCTGGAGAGTAGACTGGAGTCTGATGGCTTCCAGTGGCATAAGGAAGATGGAGGATGGTGAGAGACAATACTGCCTTTCCAAAAAGGGAGCTGTTGACCTCATGAATTATATCATTGACTTTCCTTAGACACTTTCCTGGGTCATAGTGACCAAGTTGGCTGTAAAATTTAGGCCTGGTGAGACTGACCTCTTCTCTCACAGCTCTAGCTCTTTGAAGACATGAAAGGCCAGACACTCAGTGAGTATCTCCAGAGGCATCTTCCATTGAATCAGTAGAGCCCACCAGTCTATTCCCACTATGAGGTATAAATtcagaatgagagagagagagacgcctcccaaacctcccctggggtGCTACTCAGTCTCAGTCCCCCAGCTGTGGGAAACCAGTCCAGATAGTGACCCTGAATCTGCTCTCCTCTTTGGCCCTTCCACTGGTATCAGCAGTTATCCCTAGCATTAGCTGATGTGAGGGGGGAGCCAGACCCTGGCTCCTGCTTGCCATTACCTTGTCCTCCTGAAGGTGGTTCTCCCACATTGGTATTGAGAGACCACTATGTCAGGACCTGAGCGGGAAGCTGTAAGGGCAGTCAGTCACAGTTTTGTCAGTTCCAGCTCTGGGCAAGTTGGCATCTCTTTGCCTCTGTGAAAAGACATAGAGGTGTGTCGCagttcggtgctgacagtctgaggctgtactgcctcagaGGTGACACTGCCCCAGGCTTACAAGCTTCCCTGCCATGTGGTCTGTGCCTTTTTCTGGCAAACTCACCAGAGCAACTGAGAAATGCATGTGGCTAAAACAAATCCTTGCTCTTCTTGACAGGTTGGAGATGTCACGGTGGGAAAGGAATGCCAGTGGTAGGGTTTTTAGTACCATTTGTACTGGGCTCACACCGCTCTTGCTCACATCCCTCTGGGATTCCAACAGTCCTGAGAGGAGCAGATGAGGCTGACTCAGTACTTTGGGAAATCTACTTCCACATGTTGTGATGCTCGCAGAAAGAACAGTGCCAGGAGTTGTCTCTTTTTTGAGTCTCAGGACAGGACAAGCAGGAGAAATTCTATTTCTCCTCTGCCCATCACTGTTAATGAAGTCTTCTAATTTACAGAACTTCTGAGGTCCCATAATTAGCCATGGTCTCTGCCTATAGCATCTGGGACTATTAGAGCTCTCTAACAGGAGATACACATCATTTCACAGGACTAGGCCCAGTACACTCAGCACAGGATAGCAAAGGCACAGGGACCCAggctaaatattaaaaaaaaagaacttgagaGAATTGCAGGACAGTTTCTCTCTGTTTACTCACCTGCTCTGCTTTACTAAGGAAGCTGTACAGACTGGAATGAGTTTCAGGTACTTTCCGGGTGGACCTGGATCCTCCTCACCATTGTCACTGAGGCAATGGGTATAAAAACGAAGTTTTACAGAGGCAAAGCTGGgtttttcccagggaaataTTTGATGATGGCATCATGGGAACTAAAGGAGACTGTGAAAGTCTTCCCCTCCCTTAGCAGGTCAAGCATGTGGAATTGCTCAGAGGAACAATTTCAAGCAGTAGAGAGGAAGCAGCATTCTGGAGGTGATGCTCAGGAACTGaatccctttctctcttcctcaaCAGGCTGCAAATCCAGATAGTGTCTATTTGCAGTGTAGAGTGCCCCTGCACCTCCCTGAAGATAAGCAAGCATCTCTAACACTAAAtatctccagaaaaaaatttccttcttccttcttttccatttggTGTTTGAATGCACCAATGGGTAAGCAGCCAGACAGTGCCTGATGCACATGAgagaggagggcagggagaaCCAAAGGGTATGTTCAACAGGCTTCTTGGTGCTAAAAAAGAGGGCAATCCCTTGGTGCTAAATCAGATTTCAGGAGTTTGGGTGCTTTCTGGAAGGTGTAGTAGGCTGAGTTGCAATGTACTGTGGAATTAATGGTGCTCTAtgttacaaaaccaaacaaactctGAAAActtttgtatatatattattttcagtGGTATTAAACTTTTTCCCTGGTTGTTTTGCacttaggtttgttttttcctcccaactCATTCCTTTTAGCTCTTGTTATTGCCAAATAGTGCAATAGAAAAGACACTGACTCAAAAAGAAACGGGTCCAAACTCAGGTCTGAAACTTTGCTGGGCAATCTTCTGCAGTCTTCTATCGGTTTCCTTTGTGGAGAACCACAACCTTAAAGTTTTATAATACTTTGACACACTTCTAATTAGAACAATTCTGTATTCTGGTAAAGCCTTAAGCAAATTCAAGGAAGTATTCTTTGGAAAtcacaaaaaaacagaaataaacaaaaaacccaggacAACACAATGCCTTGTAAGATTAGGATTTAACTACATAACCAATTCTGTTGAAGAAGGCTGGGCTAATGCTGGACTTCTCTTAAGGGGGATCAGACCCTTTATCTTGTGAAATATTTGGCAAAGCCTTTGGTCAGGTGTTCAATAAGCATGTGTGTTTTCTGTTATCCTCatgtctcttttctttctctgacaaGAGGTAAAAGCCAGGATTACAGATTTAAGAGGGACACTGTTGACTTGACACTTGAGCTTGCTAACTACAGGGTGGTCAGCAGTTCCAGCATTAATATGGACATACCTTTTGGAAGTCTTGTGTATGAAAGACTTCATGTTCACTTCAGAGGTGAAAAGACAAGTGATGGTAGACCATAAAGCTGGGGAAATGCCATGAAAGGGGAGCAGTGACATGGAGGCTTGAATGGAAGATCTAGGAAGGGTAGAGTCCTAAGGTCAAGGAGGTGTCTATCGAGATCTCACTGTAGGTCAAAATGTAAGTGgggatgttttggttttttagcaTCTCTGAGCTTTGGACTGAGGGGACTCCTGTTAAGTggaggaatggacaagaaaATAAGAGGAGATGGCCATATAGGACCTTCTGTTTTTAGTTAAATGTATCTTCACATAACTTCTCCTGTGGTTTGACATGTACCAGATGCTTCATTTGGCAAGGGATGGAAAACATAATCATACACATCCTTGCAGGCCTCTTTGGTCCTGTGACAGGCACAGGGTTAGGGCTATATATATCCAAGTACATACAATACTCTGTCAGATCAGGATTGCAGATTTattcatgttttttatttacCTCTTAGGAAGCAGATGCAAATGTGTCCCCATGAAATTCAGGGGTTGTGTTTGTATGTGCTTTTGGCCCCTTGAGGTGAGATGCTGGTAGATTGGAGGTGCCTCCATCACACTCAGAAaggtgaggagggagggaggagggaggagtgGAAATGTGGGGCCAGACCTTccagaaaagtattttatgaTTCAATCCTTCAGCCTGACCACTTTGAGGGGAAAGTGCCACCTGAAGAATCTCTTCAGGCAAATCCCTTGCAGCTAAGATGTACACATGACAAATGGACTCTGTAGCTGGTGCCACCCATCACACCATGGATGCCTCTCTGGAGAGTTGCCATTAAGTGAGGCTCAACTCAGGCAAGGTGTACTCTGCAATGCTCTTGAAGAAATGAGAGCTAAACTGGCACAGAGCAATGCTACTGCCCTGCCAGCAGGTGCAGCCATGCCCTGACAGCCACAAGACCTCCATTCACCTCATCCATCCCAGAGCTGGGTCCTTTTCCATGCAATGGGGCTGCTGTGGGGTATGTGAGCTGCGGGAGACAGCACCTCTCTCCTGGGCAAATCAATAAGCACTAACCGTGAGGCCAtgcctctctttttccccagaaagaCAGGTCCAAGCTCTGCTGCAAAGGGCTGTGTGGCCACATCTGAAGTTTGTTCAAGTGATTGGCCAAGGGGCTGGCTCTTTAAACTGGCTTCCTGCAGACTTGTGGTCTTGAAGGTATGAaagagaggggtgggagaggaggcAAAGGGCAGGATATGGTGGGGTCTCTGGGGAAGGAAGCACATGTCAGGGACAGCTCAGGGGAAAGCAAAGGCCTTGCAATATCTTCTTACTCCATGACATCTGTGGGAACGGTGACAAGAGAAGCAGAACAAGGAAAAGAGTATAAAATTAAAGCTGTGACCCTGCTGCAGGCATTTAGGGGGACATGGATGCATTTGTCTGTACCCAAAGCACAGGAAGGGCAGGAGTGCATCACGGCGGGACCTggctcagcatctcctctgaCCATTTAAGGGTGAGCCCAGCAGATGCCAGCAGAGCCCCCATCTCCCACCATCATTTGCATTGCAACTGGATACCATCAATATGTTGAACCTGCCCCAGATCCTCTGTTTCtcaccttttctttccagttctcttCAGAAGCAGCTGTTGGGCCCAAAGGGCTGGATGCAGACCTTGGCCATGGCTATGTGGGCAATGGGCCACAGATGCATTGCAAAGGGCTATCATTCCACTGCCTTATGGCATGGCCCTTCTCTGACCACAatgggaaaacaaacattttccaaGCCACGCTGGGCTTCAGAGGCCAGCTCGGTGCTGCACTCTGctgtgacacacacacacgtaccTATGTACACATGTGTATCACTGCTGTATGGACATCTCTCACCTTCCTGCCAATGGAAACTGCTGCCCTTTGCAAGACTGGTTAGGATCTAAAGATACCATCAGGAGGTGAGTAGAGGGAAGCTGAGGCCTCAGGCCTCTTTGATACAAGCACAACTCCCTCATCTCATGACATCCCCCTCAACTTCTCCCACAAGCCTCTGGGATCTCTCTCCCTGCAGTTGTACCACAGTGAATGCAAGGGGAGAAGGTTTAAACTGAAGACTGCTGACAGTTTCTCAACCCACAGAGCAGTCCCATCTCTTGAGTTTGTGTCACTTAACTCACAAATGACCGTGACATTATCACAAAATCTCACATCTTTCCCAGTTGCTGTTTGCAGTGACTGAAGTGGGGAGGAGCAGGTCAAAGAGGTCTTGGGCTGGAGAAGCTAAGGAGTAGAGGGCTCCCCATCCACCTGAGAAGTCTGGGAATCCAGCCTCAGGTGAGTGGGAGGAGACAGGCTGCAGTTTCTTGATTTACTTTATCCTACTTGTCTCCACATTTTTGAGAAACAAGGTTGACCTGCATCAACCTCAAAGCTGCTGAGGTGCCTCAGCTGCCAGGGAGACCAAGTAACACAAACTGCAATGCACATCTGAGGTTGGAGATGTGACCAAGCCTCATTGGTTGCTTCTGAGGAGAGTTACAGTGCTTCAAAGTAGCCACAGGAAGGAAATAcccaggaagaggaaggaggacaTCAGGTCTCCTGTCTAACTCTCATCCATCCTGTAGGCATCATTTCCACAGCTCTGGTCCCTTGGTCTAAAGTCCCAACCACTCTCCAGGTGTTTGCCATAACAAAGTTCTAGCACCAGACTTGAGCAAACATCTTCCAAAAGGTGCCTGAGGTTCACTGGGCTCTCCTGCTTGCCTCACACATGATTTTCTGGGCTCATGGCATTCTCCCATTTGCCCTTACACACATACCTTTTTCCCAAATGTGTCCTTAGTTCTTTCCTTAAAGTAGTGGAATGAAACACAGCACTAGAAAGGACTTTCCAGGTAACCAAGCCCCATTCCCTGCAGCCACAGACAGCAATTCAACAGATCTTTTGAGCCAAGGACCCACAGAATTACCACTACCATAATCCAAACCACCTTCCAAGCCCTTGCATTGCCTGGCTCCACCTCTCTGCATGGTATGCTGGTGGCATTGTTTGAAGACTTAATGCAGCCTTTTATAACTGAACCACATTTCAAGCCTTGTCCTGCAAGGCtttgagatttttgtttttggttttgggcttttttttttttaaattccatttgtTCAcgatttcatagaatcatagaatatacAAATTCTATGGAATATGGAAGGGACCCATTaggatcattaagtccaactcctgtccctgtgtagggcaccccaaaAATTACACCATGTGCCtaagagcatcatccaaatgcttcatGAACTAAGGCAGACTTGGTGCTCTGAGCACTTGCATGGGGAGCTTCTTCCAACACTTGACCATCCCCTGActgaaaaaactttttcttgaCACCTAACCTGAACTTCTCCTGATTCAGCTTTCTGCCACGTCCTGTCTTTAGCcgcaggagtgaagaaatcaatACCTGCCCCATCTCTCCCCCCGCCACCTGTGAGGAAGCAGTAgactgcaatgaggtcacccttccacctccttttctccaactTTAACAATTCTAGTGACCAGATTTGTCAGACTTTGAAGCCCTCCCCTGACCCTAGGACAGGCGGgcttctcctcccccccacccctacCCTGCCACTTCTGCCTTCACTGCGATGCCCACAGCAGGCAGGTCCGATGCTGCGTTTGTTCAGCCCGCGGCTCTCCTTGTCCTGCAACCTGAGCCCTGAGGAAATAGAGAGAGGACCACAGCGCTGCCTTCTCTTCgctggtgttttgggtttttttgttttgctgtgttgtggtttgttttgcttttcactcCCTCGCTCCTTTAAACTCCCGTGCCTGCCATCCTCAGCATCGCGAAGCCCCGGGCAGAGAAGCTCTCCGGTCGCAAAGcggaggggaaggggtgggagggTCAGGTGAGGACCCAGCAAGGCGAGAGGAAAAGGTCAGTGACGCAAACCCAAAGCGATGGCTCTGGGCTCTGGGCTGAGCCGCTCGGCTGTTTGTCCGTACTGCGCTGTTTCTCCTCGGCAACAATTCACACATCTGGGGACCACAACTCCTTCCACCGCCCACgctcttcctccccccctgACGGGGGCtgaggcaggggagggggggaaggagggagagagaccGCACCGGGCTGCAGGCATCATTTCCAAGACcgaaggggggaaaaaaaaaaaaaaaaaaaaaaaaaaaaaaggggggaaaaaaaaaaagaaaaagaaaaaaaaaggaaaaagaaaaaaaaacaaaaacaaaacaaaacaaaacgagCATTCCCGCTCAACAGGAGATTGAGCAAAGCTGATAAAGAAGCCTGCTGCCTACAGAGGAggtgaaaagaagagaaagaaacagggGATCCTTTCTTTTGGGGGTACAGGAAGGGTCAGCTGACAGGTCAGCACTGACACGATTGTCCTTGAAACATGAAAATGACAGTTCAAGTTTCCCCTTAGAATtaattgtagaatcatagaatggtttgggttggaaggaccttaTATTTTATATCATTCCAAGCCTGTTGCATGAGCAGGGATCATGCAGGGCCAGGCCAGGTTTATCCAacccccatccaacctggccttgaaaacttTCAGGGAGGGGCCGTCcagagcttccctgggcaacctgtgccagtgtctcacctgGGCAGACTGTAGCTGAGGAAAGGGACTCCGGTGCCTGCATGTTGTCTGTCCTTGGTCCACTTCCTGGGTAAGCATGCAAGTGGAGCTAGGCTCCTTACCTTCTCCTTGTTTCCCCACTTGACTGCAGCTGTGTGTGCATTCCCGTGTGTGTTCCTGTGCTCCAGTGTGGGCACAGGTGCAGGGGGAAGGtattccctcccttccctcccttctccacAGCCTGCTCCTTACTTTGAGCAATCACCCTAACAAAGTCCACTGAGCCCTGTGCAGGCTGTGGTTGCTCTTTTCGGCTtcagggagagggaagatgaAATGATGAACTGTTTCAATGCTCTGTGCCCATTCCTGTTTCTTAttcaggaggtgctggaggaaTAGGGAATGGTGATAATCAAGAGCATTCCCTTCTTGTCCATGGATGCCACTCTTAGGAATGAAACAGGAGCTGAGTGACACTCTGTTCTTGCCTTTCTGTCAAGGAACCGAGTCCCATTTTCCCTGAAACCTCCACATCCCATTTCCCAAATACAGGCACAGTCAGTGTGGCAGATGTGGTGAGATGTGGCTTGGGCTTTGTGTTTATAGGAACAAACCTGAAATATCTCACATATAATGGGCTCTGTGTCATGTCTCTCAAGGACCACCTTCAGGCTCCTCAGAGGCCACAGTTGGGAAAACAGGCATTTCCAcgctgcttttttttttctccagctggcGGCTTTGCACTATTCACCAGGATCAGTCTAGTAGTCTTCTCTACTCCAACTCTCCCACCCAAAAAACAGGCTCTTAATTGCATGCAGCCATACCAAAAACCTTATCAAGCTACAGAGCTGGTCACCTCAGGGGAAGGTTCCCGAGGAGGAAAAGTCCTTAGAGAAGCAAGTCCAGAACTGAAACCCTGTCAGAGGTGGGCTCTCAAGAGGGATGAAAAGCCCTTTGGGATAACCTGTTTCACCAGGCAGTACATCACTTGGGGGAGTGAAGTGCTCTGAAGTCATTGGGTGAAGTTGTGAAGCTGGACTtcacctttcccttcctttccttccatccAGGGACACTGTGCGGAAGGCTGAGCCTGAGAGaccacagagcagaggaaaaaatgtttctcctgACTGAGCccaggagagaggcaggagcaTAATTCCTGAGCATTGAGCTGTGGGGAGACAGGCAGCTGCATCCAAACAAGTAATTTCTGCTCAGACATTTTAATGACATGGAAGATAATAATTGCCATAGTCACAAATCAGTAACCCCTGGAGGGctgaagagggaggaggaggttggCATTTCAATAAGAATGAcatcataaaaaatattttaaaataaaatcaacaatCCAATTAACTCCCTTTCTAGAAACCGCTCAGGCAAAGAGAttaaggaaaaggagaaggagcaaGGAGAGCTTGGAGCAGAATGGGGGTGGTAGTTGTAGTGACTTTTTTCCTctagagaaggaaaatgtgattAAATTAGGAGCAAGCCTCAATAAGCAAAGCACTGGAGGGGTTTCCTCAGAATCTCCTTGCAGTATCATGTCTTGCCTTCAAGCAGTTTTGAATGTACAATAAATCTCTGAATTCTTTTCAATTTATTAGGTCTGCAAGCCATCATTGCTTCCCATTAGGCTTGTCAAG contains the following coding sequences:
- the C1QTNF6 gene encoding complement C1q tumor necrosis factor-related protein 6, producing the protein MGIIHLCTPLAFLLLTLVVLGAPTDEASLTEPARGACKRCCDPLDPSTDAPPLPPSHHHLPYPMPEVRPYINITILKGEKGDRGEPGMPGKWGKEGPRGERGAQGQKGSKGQMGTAGEPCKHQYAAFSVGRKKALHSSEGFQVLIFDTVFVNLYSHFDMFNGKFYCYVGGLYYFSLNVHTWNFKETYMHIMHNEEEAVILYAQPSDRSIMQSQSLMLELQEKDEIWVRLYKRERENAIYSDDVDVYITFNGYLIKPSLD